In the genome of Quercus robur chromosome 3, dhQueRobu3.1, whole genome shotgun sequence, one region contains:
- the LOC126719367 gene encoding uncharacterized protein LOC126719367, which yields MYNEIEGNYDDVAISTFKRDLLTDHGLRKSLTGKLVTSLCQLMDQIDKYKRVGEGQQVVKGKAKVIPQEMRDFRSDRFSNNNRPKRDYTEQLGSADAQAVHAVFRDLLHQILEKIRNKLFFKWPNRMVGDPTKRNQNLYCRYHQEPRHTTDDYRNLKNHLDQLVQEGKLSNLLHHSSRRQEQTNVETRQGTLKPPIGTINVILTIPGRTGSHLFRVMSVAQLPAEVDNRESKRAKGMASPMLGFSDEDKVGTIQPHNDALIVTLRIGGYDVKRVLVDQGSIVEVMYPDLYKGLKLKPKDLMAYNSPLVSFKGKTVTLKGQIRLPTQTGSDIVEVDFIVVDAYSRYTAIVSRPWLHTLGAVSFTLHQKVKYPSEGQVIKVIGDQAVAQQCMVSAIS from the coding sequence atgtataatgagatagagggCAATTATGATGACGTTGCCATCAGTACCTTCAAGAGAGACCTGCTGACCGATCACGGTTTAAGGAAATCCCTGACGGGGAAACTGGTCACTAGCCTGTGCCAGCTCATGGACCAAATCGACAAGTATAAGAGGGTAGGAGAGGGCCAACAGGTGGTTAAGGGTAAAGcgaaggttatccctcaggagatgagggatttcaggtcagaCCGATTTAGCAACAACAACCGGCCGAAAAGAGATTACACGGAGCAACTTGGATCTGCCGATGCGCAGGCAGTCCATGCTGTATTCCGCGATCTATTACAtcaaattttggagaaaatCAGGAACAAACtattcttcaaatggccaaatagGATGGTAGGTGACCCCACGAAACGCAACCAAAACCTATACTGTCGATACCACCAAGAACCAAGGCACACCACCGATGACTATAGAAACCTAAAAAACCACTTGGACCAGCTTGTCCAAGAGGGAAAGCTCAGTAATCTCTTGCATCATTCTAGTCGCCGACAAGAACAGACGAACGTTGAGACACGGCAAGGCACCTTGAAACCGCCTATTGgtacgataaatgtcattctcaCTATTCCAGGAAGAACCGGCTCCCATCTtttcagagtaatgtcagtggcCCAACTCCCTGCTGAGGTTGACAATCGTGAGTCTAAGAGGGCAAAGGGGATGGCCTCACCCAtgctgggattctcggatgaggataaggtcGGAACTATCCAACCCCATAACGATGCTCTAATCGTCACGCTCAGGATTGGGGGATATGACGTGAAGAGAGTGTTAGTCGATCAGGGCAGCATTGTAGAggtaatgtaccccgacctgtaCAAGGGGCTGAAGCTGAAACCTAAAGACCTAATGGCATACAACTCCCCTTTGGTAAGTTTCAAAGGGAAAACGGTTACTTTGAAAGGCCAGATTAGACTGCCCACACAAACAGGCTCGGACATAGTGGAGGTGGATTTCATAGTGGTCGATGCATACTCGCGCTACACCGCTATTGTAAgtagaccttggcttcatactCTAGGGGCTGTTTCCTTTACCTTGCACCAAAAGGTGAAGTACCCGTCAGAGGGTCAGGTCATAAAGGTGATAGGAGATCAAGCTGTGGCTCAGCAATGCATGGTGTCCGCCATTTCATAA